The following DNA comes from Methanothrix sp..
CGAACTTCCTCTCCCTATTGGAGCTCATATTTAGCAATGCCCCTGCCTTCTGATCTGGACCGGCATGAATTCTGAGCAATGCCCCGGGAACATACTGGAATATCTTGACCTTGCTCTTCCCCGGATTGCCTCCCAGGAGGGTCTGCGACTCGTATATCAGACGGAAGCGGCCCATGCCGGTGCCGTCGACGAGATAAAGCCGGCCCAGTGTGGTATCGAAGAATTTTCCTGTGTGAATGAGCGAGACCTGGTCTCCGCGATCCTCCCGCAGCATATAGCTGTTGACATCCTCACCTCCCCATTCTGCCAGGGAGGCGAGCTTGCCATAGGCTATGCTGTAATCGGCGAATACATATCTTGCTCCCCTGGAGTCCATGATCCCCGCCGCCTCGCTCTCGCTCTCCGTCAGGTAGAACCGGACGGCATCCTCCACCCCGGACTGGAAGTTGTTTGCCACCACTGCTCGCTCTGATAGATAGAGTATCCAGTTGCCATAATCCCACCAGCTCATCACACTGTACTCTGGAGCCTCTCTCGGATCGGCATAGAAGCTGGTCGTATTGCTATTCTCCTTCAGCCATAGCAGAGATTCATACCAGTCGCCTGCCACTGCCGGCGGGGTACTCTGAGCAAATGAGATGGCACCGATTGCCGTTGGCAGAATGAGCACGAGGATGACTGCCGCCGCCAGAGAACGCGGAGTCTTCTTCCCCTCCTCCTCCCAGCTCTTCTTGAGGTTATCCAGGATATAGAATGCCAATATGCTGATCAGCATCCCCATGTATATGGTGGATAGATACAGGAATCTGGACTGGCCGAAGGTGAGAACGAGGGAGTAGACCGCCCACATCAGGAAGAGCAGCAATGCCTGCCTCCCTTCGCCCTTCACTCCTCGCAGATAGATCATGGTGGCCGCGGCACCCGCCAGGGATAGCAGGATGTTCAATCCCAACCAGGAGAACATCACCTGAGAGAATGTCTCCATATTGTAGATCAAAGGCTCGGCCTCGCCGATCAGGCCGATCATCCCCCCGCCCCAGATGTATCCCAATCCCATGCGGATCAGGCTCTCCAGCCCGAACAGACCTCCCAATGGCCTGGAGAGGAGAATGAGGGCAAGGGATGCCACCAGGATGGCCAGGGGGAATGCCTTCCAGGATGCTCCCCTCCGCACCAGGAGGAGGGCCAGGGCGAGCATGATCGCCAGGGCGGCGAGTATGGCCGCCAATCCCAAGAAGGAGGGGGACATCCAGAGCGTATCTCTATAGGGCAGGACCAGGAGGAGGGCAAGGATGAATGCTGCCAGCAGGGTGGGAGCTACCCTCAATGGCGAGCCGTCCCGCAGCTCAAGGCTCAGGGCAACGGCAGCAATGAGCAGATAAGCGCCGAGATAGACATCCGCGCCCTGCCAGGTATAGGCCAGAGCAGCCAGAGCCACTCCACTGGCAGAGGCAAAAAGCCACCTTCTCTGGGGCCGGCTGACGGCCAGGATGAGGAAGAGCAGGGAGAGGAGCTGAAGAAATACCTCTAAAGAGTGATGGTCGGTGGCGGCAACCATAGTATACAGGAGGTAATAGGGGGCAAGGGCAGCCATAATGCTGGACAGAAGGGCAACCCGGTGGTCGAAGAGCTCACGCATCATATAGTAGACCACAACCAGGGCCAGAAGGCCGATGACCACCGGCACGAAGGCCGCCGTCATCTCCACCCCCGCTATTGTATTCTGGCCCAGAATGATACACAAAGCAGCAGATATCTGGTCGAAGAGGGGGGGCCAGCTTATGGAGAGGCCGTGAGGGTAGTTGAGGTAGGAGTCAAACCAGAGGACATCGGGAAAACTGCCTGCTCCATGCACTATCCTGCGCATATGATAGTATTCATCATAGCCCGGGAGCATTATGCCGTCTTCAGTAAGAGAGTTCCGCCCGGCAAAGAGCTTCAAGATCAGTCCGAAAAAAATGACAGCAATGAGCTCAAGCGGCTCGCTTCTCCTCCCCTGGTCCATGTTTCTTATCAAAGATATTCGATCAATATAAAGCCTTTGAGCAGCAATTCAAGTCAGGCGAATGGCCCCCTTCCTAAACATTAACGGGGGCTGTCAGCGGATGCTCATCGATCCCCGGCCCCTTCCCGATCATCCGGGCCTCATCGCAAAAGCCATCTAGGTTGGTATCATTGCAGCCCTCGTCTGGCTCATCATAATCGCTGTAATGATTTCCCATGGGCTTTGCAGCCTTGAACAATCCCAGCAGACCTCCCTCCTTCACCTCCATGCTCCACCGATTGCCACCAGTATCACTTGCCGGGACTCTGTTCTCCAGAAAATCGTTGCCGTAGATGGTGTTGTTCACTGCCCCCTCCTCGATGTAAATGCCATACCGATTCTTGTAGAGGATATTGTTCCGGATGATGTTATCAGAGGAGTCAACCAGTATCCCGGCATTGCCACATCCGCATCCCCCGGAGCCGGTGAGGTTGAAGCCCTCTATCCGGGTGCCATTGGCCCTCAATGTGATGGCAGTGGAGGATTTATTGGCGTCCACCACTGGGCGTCCGCCGCCGGTATCAAGGCCGATCAGGGCCACTGAGTGGAGGACATGGACGTGCTCTATATAATGGCCGCTTTGCACTTCAATAACATCTCCATCGCTGGCATTATTCAATGCCTGCTGGATGCTGCTATGATCTGCACCTTCGGGCGCCACCGAGATCCGGGCAGCGTTCGCATACCCTATGATCAGAATTAAGATAAGGATCATTATTATTGATCGTGCATGCATAAATCGTATTTTGACCCCATTTTCCTATTAGAACTTTTTCGTTAAGATCCCATATTCGTTAAGATCTCATATTTGTCAAGATCCCGCCGGGCTGCGGGCCGCGCCGGCAAAAGCAGCGATAGCAGATGCCGGCGGACTGGGTGGAGCGATACTAACCTCTCTGTTGGGATGAGGATATTTAACCTTGAGATAAAACAATGCCGCCAGGTGGACTATAATGCCAGATTTCGTAAGATGCCACAGCTGCGACAGGAGCGTCCCGGAGGATGAGGCCTTCGCGACAGAGGGCAAGACCCTCTGCGAGGACTGCTACATCGATCTGAGCAGCAGGATCCGGGCCTGTGATCCCTGGGGGGAGAGGTCGAAGAAGATCTACCGGGAGAGCCACGGCCTGGAGGGGACTGATGGATTGACTGATCTGCAAAAGGAGATATACGGGTATATCCAGTCCCAGGGCAGGGTCACCATGGCCGATATAAAGGCGAGGTTCAATCTATCTGAGGCTGAACTGAACAACCAGTTCGCCATTCTCAGGCACTGCCAGCTCCTGAAGGGGAAGAAAGAGGGAGATACTGTCTATATCGTTCTCTGGTAGATCGGCCTGTTAAAGGGCACTGCACATGGGGCACTGCATATAGGCTACTGCATATAGGCTACTGCATATAGGCTACTGCAGGTAGTTGTCGATACTCGTCAGCCTCTCAGCATCGCTCTTGCTGATGCTCGCATCTGCCATCACCCTCTCTTGGACCTCAATGGGGGCCTTGGCCCGCAGGGCCAGTGCCAGGCAATCGCTGGGCCGGGCATCGATCTCACTCTGCCGGGAGTCACTTCTGATGGTCAGCCGGGCATAGTAGATCCCTCCATCAAGGTCATCGATCAGCACATTAGTGATGCTGGCGGCGAGGCTCTCCAGGACGGAGATGAACAGATCATGGGTCATGGGCCGGGGGGCCAGCTCTCCACAGAGGGCATGATGGATGGAGATGGCCTCGGAGAGCCCCACGAATATGGGCACTATCCGCCCCCCCTCATCCTCCAGCAGAACCACCGGCGCTGGATTGCTCCCCTCTGACTCCGCTATATAAACTCCTTTGACCCTTACAGGGACTGGCGACTCCATACTACTGTCATGGTCGTTCATCTTATAAAACTCCGGTGATCAAAATACATCACACCCTATCTATGCCGATGCGCATGCATATGCCCTCGACATCCCACTCCTTCAGCAGGGAGCCGTGCATCTGCAGCCCCAGCCCCATCTCCAGATCAGCCGCCCGGACCTCTCCAGCGATGTGCTCCCTTCTCTGCACCACCAGATCGAGGATGGGCTTGCTCTCGATATCCACCACCGCCCGGATCTGGTCCTCTACCCGCAGATTCAGCTCCTTTCTCATATCCTGAATCCGGCGGATGATCTCCCGGCTGTAGGCCTCCGCCTCCAGCTCCGGGGTGAGGGTGATGTCCACATAGACGAGTCCCCGCGAGAACTCTGCAGCCGGCAGGTTCTCCGGAGGAAGCTCCCGGAATTGCACCATCTCGGGGGTGATAGAGTACTCCCGGCCCTGATGCCTCAAGACCGCCTGGCCGCTTCTGTCCAGATCTGATTTGACTGTGAAGGGATCGGCGGCGGCTATAGCCTCCACCACCAGCCTGGCCTCCCCCTTGTAGACCGGCCCGATCATCTTATGAACGGGAGAGATCTCCAGGTCCATTCTGGGCTTCTCACCTGGCGAGAGCAGGGTGATCCTTTTTGGAGTTGGTCTGCCCCCGGAGGACATCCTCCAGGCCCCCCAGGTCCAAAGCCTCTTTGGAGGGGGCGATTACAATCTCAGAAACCGGCCAGCGTAGCTTTCTCCCGCCTTTCTGCCGGGCATTGGAGGCGGCCATTGAGATCTCCCTTACCAGATCCATGCTCTCCTCCAGGCCCGTGTCGATCCATTTCTCATCCCCCCGGGGCCAGTCGCACATATGAACTGAGGGCCTGGCACTCCCGTCCAGGCCGCGCACCAGGTTCTGATAGATGGACTCGGCGATGAAGGGGGCGAAGGGGGCCATGAGCAGGGCGAGCTTGGTCAGGACCTCGTAGATGGTAGCATATGCGGCGAGCTTATCAGGATCATCCTGCTCAATCCAGGTTCTGGGCCGGACCAGTTGGATGTACCAGCGGCTGAGATCCTCCAGGATGAACTCGGATATGGCGCGGACGATGCGGTGCAGTTGATAGCCCTCCATCTCCTCTCTTATCACCTCTGCCAGACTGTTCGCCCGGGAGAGGATCCAGCGGTCCTCAGCTCGCAGGCTGCTTTGGTATAAGGAGAGATCCGCCTGCTTCAGATCGAAACCGTCCAGGACCATATAGGGAAGGGCGAAGCGATAAGCATTCCAGAAGATATTGATCATCCGGCTGGTGTTCTCCACCGCCTCCCAGGAGAAGTGCAGATCCTCCCAGGGGGCATTGGCTCCCAGCACATAGAAGCGCAGTATATCGGCACCGAACCTCTCCACCACCTCCTCTGGCTGGACGATGTTCCCTATGCTCTTGGACATCTTCCGCCCCTGATCGTCCAGGGTGAAGCCATGCATGAGAACGCTCTTATAGGGTGCCCGGCCAAAGGAGACCATTGAGGCCCCAAGCTGAGAATAAAACCAACCACGGGTCTGATCATGCCCCTCAGTGATGAAATCCGCCGGCCACCAGTCGTCAAACTCCTCCTTCTGGCTGGGGAATCTGAGTGTGGCCCAGGAGGCCACTGCACTGTCAAACCATACATCAAAGACATCCGGAGAGCGGTGCATCTTGCCTCCGCAGGGACAGTCCAGGAGGACTCCATCCACCTCCGGCCGGTGCAGGTCGGCGATCTCTCTGCCCGCCCTCTCCTCAAGCTCTGCTGCAGTGCCTATAACCTCCATGTGCTCGCAGTCAGGACAGCTCCAGATGGGCAGGGGGATGCCCCAGTACCTCTGCCTGGATATGCACCAGTCACGGGCATTGCTTATCCAGTCGGCAAACCTCGCCGATCCTGCCCACTCCGGATACCAGGTCACGCGGGAGATCTCATCGAGCATCTTATCTCGAAGATCGGATATCCGGAGGAACCACTGGTTGGTGGCGATGAAGATGATGGGGGTCTTGCAGCGCCAGCAGTGTCCATAGCGATGGGCCAGCCTTCCCTGGGCCAGGAGCTTGCCTCTCTCCTCCAGGTCATCGATGACAATGCTGTCCGCCTCCTTGACATACTGGCCCTGATATCTCTCTCCCGCCCCGGCGGTGTACCTGCCATCCTCGCCCACCGGGCAGAATATCTCCAGATGGTGCTCCATCCCCAGCTCATAGTCCTCCAGGCCGTGCCCAGGTGCGATGTGCACGCAGCCGGTGTTCTCAGCAGTGACGAAGTCCGCAGCATAGACGCCATGATCTATCTCCCTTTGTCTGGGGATCAGATCGAGCAGAGGATGCTCGTAGCTCAGCCTTTGCATATCATCGGCTGATAGCTCCTGCAGGAGCTCATAGTCCTGGTAGCGCCCAGTGCGGAGGACGGAGTCGACAAGCTCTGAGGCCATGATCAGGATCTCAGACCTTCCATCCTTCCAGGCTCTGACCCGGGAATAATGGAATGCGGGATTGACCGCCACTGCCACATTGGCGGGAATAGTCCAGGGGGTGGTGGTCCAGATCACTATGTAGGTGTTCTCCTCTCCGATCAGCGGGAATTTGACGTAGATCGAGTAGTCGGTCTCATCCCAGTACTCCACCTCCGAGTCGGCAATGGCCGTCTGGCAGCGGGGGCACCAGTTGACCACCCTTGAGCCCCTCTCCAGGAGGTTATGCTCATGCGCCCTCTTCAGCGCCCACCAGGCAGCCTCAAGATACTCATTCTTAAGGGTCATGTAGGGGTCGTCCCAGTCCAGCCAGGCTCCCAGGATCTTGAATTGTCCTGTCATGTCATCCATCTGTTGGAGGGCAAACTCCTTGCACCTCTGGATGAACTTGTCCACCCCATAGGCCTCGATATCCCTTTTGTTGCGGAAGCCGAAGGACTCCTCCACCTTCACCTCAATGGGCAGGCCGTGCATATCCCAGCCCGCCCGGTCCTTGACCTCAAAGCCATTCATGGATCGGTATCGCAAGACGGAGTCCTTGATCACCTTGTTCCAGGCGGTTCCCAGGTGAATGCGGCCTGTGGTATAGGGCGGCCCGTCCACAAAGAAGAATCTCTTGCCCCCCAGCCTCAACTCTCGAACCTTGCGGTATGCATCCGTTCGCTCCCACAGCGATCTTACCTCATTCTCAAGATCTTGCGCATTATACTGTCCCGCCACCTCACAGATCACTTGCAATCCTCCGAAAAACGATTGGCATCCATGTAGCTCCTCTATATTTAGCCTTTGTTGCCCACCTTGCAGGAAGATTCAGGGAGGAATATTGATATACAGATAGCCCAAACCCCGTAACTGAGGGGTTGCATATCAAAGAGGAGATCTGGATAGAGAAGTACCGCCCGGAGAGGCTGGACGACATCGTGGGCCAGGACGAGATAATCCGCCGTCTGAAGTCCTATGTGAAGACACGGAACCTGCCCCATCTTCTGTTCTCCGGGCCCCCGGGGGTGGGCAAGACCGCCGCCTCCATCTCCATCGTCAAAGAGATCTTCGGCGAGGGCTGGCGGAATAACTTCATTGAATTGAATGCCAGCGATGAACGGGGCATAGATGTCATCCGCCATAAGGTGAAGGACTTCGCCCGGATGGCCCCCCTGGGCAAGGCGGATTTCAAGGTGATATTTCTGGATGAGGCCGATGCCCTGACCAATGATGCCCAGAGCGCCCTGCGCCGGACCATGGAGAGATACTCCGCCACCACCAGGTTCATCCTCTCCTGCAACTACTCCTCCAAGATCATCGAGCCCATTCAATCCCGCTGTGCAGTCTACCGCTTCAAGCCTCTCTCCGCTGATGCAGTGAGAAAGAGGATCGGATTCATTGCCTCTGAGGAGAAGCTAAAGGTATCAGAGGGCGGTCTGTCCGCCATAGAGTATGTTGCTGGGGGCGATATGAGAAGGGCGATCAACGCCCTGCAAGCAGCAGCCCTCTTGGGCGACGAGGTGGATGAGGAGACGATCTACCAGATCACATCCACTGCCAGGCCAGAGGAGATCAGGAGCTTCATCAAGACGGCGATATCAGGAGACTTTGTGGGGGCGCGCGCCATGCTGGACGATCTATTGCTCTCCAAAGGCCTCTCCGGCCAGGATGTGGTGGTCCAGATCCACCGGGCAATGCTGGACTTGGAGGATGTTGCAGACCGGGACAGGACAAAGCTGATCGATCGCATCGGTGAGATCGATTTCCGCATGACGGAGGGGGCAAACGAGAGGATTCAGCTCGAGGCCCTGCTGGCATACTTCGCCCTGATGGCCCCAGAGAAGAGATGATCCAGCATCATTTTAGATTGACCTGCCAGGCTGCTCAGCCCTTGAGGACCGGCGTTCTGCTCTGTTCAAGAGCTTCTCTCAGCTCCTCGATTCTCACCGGTTTTGATACATAGTCATCCATCCCTGCATTCAGGCACACCTCTCTGTCCCCTTTCATGGCATGAGCAGTCATGGCGATGATATAGGGCTGCTGGCAGGGGGTACGGCGTATGCTCCTGGTCGCCTCCAGGCCGTCCATTTCCGGCATCTGCACATCCATCAGCACCACATCATAGGGGCGTCTCTTCAGCGCTGCCAGGACCTCCCGGCCATCAGCGGCGACATCCGCCCGATAGCCCAGCCGCTCCAGCATGCGCACCGCCACCTTCTGATTGATCACATTGTCCTCGGCGAGCAGTATTCTCAGGCTCTTGGGGATGTGCCGCTCGGATAGGTCAAGGGATATCTCAGGCAGCTTCTTCTTGGGCTTGGGATGAGGTTGCTCTGAGGCCTCAGCCCGAATGGTGAAGCAGAAGCTGGATCCCTCTCCTGGGGTGCTCTCCGCCCAGATGTCACCGCCCATCAGCTCAGACAGATGCTTGCAGATGGCCAGGCCCAGCCCTGTTCCGCCATACTTGCGGGTGGTGGAGGCATCCACCTGGCTGAAGGACTGGAAGAGCCGGCTCATCCTGTCCTGGGATATGCCAATGCCAGAGTCCTTCACCTGGAACTGGATCTCATAGCCATCCTCCACCGGCAGGGCGGATACATCCACCCGGACGAAGCCCTTCTCAGTGAACTTGACTGCATTGCCCAGGAGATTGACCAGGATCTGCCCGAGCCTGGTCAGATCGCCCAGAAGGTACCTGGGAACAGTGGGCTTGACCTCATAGGAGAGGGCGAGCCCCTTGCGGGCGGCGGCTTCAGCCACCATGTTGATTGAGCCCTCCAGGCACTCGATGAGGTCGAAGCACTCATTCTCCAGCTCCATCATCCCCCCCTCGATCTTGGAGAAGTCCAGGATGTCGCTGATGACCTTGAGCAGGGAATCACCGCTGCTGCGAATGGTCTCGATATAGTCCCTCTGCACAGGGTCGATATTGGTATTGAGAAGAAGGTCGGTGAAGCCGATCACTGCATTCATGGGGGTGCGGATCTCATGGCTCATATTGGCCAGGAACTCGGACTTGGCTTTTGTAGCCGATTCCGCCCTCTCTTTGGCCTCACGAAGGTCCTGTTCCACCCTCTTTCTCTCTGTGAGATCGTTGCTCACAGAGACTATTCCAATCCGCCTTCCCCGATTATCGCAGATGGTGCTGAAGGCATGAGAGGAGGGAAACAGGCTGCCGTTCTTCCTCCTGGCCAGGCACTCGCATTCCCGGTAGCCCTGGGCGAGGATCTCCTCCATCAGATCCTCCTGGGCGGATCTATTATCCAGAGGAATGATGGTATCCTTGATCCTCTGCCCCAGCACCTCTTCTGCCTTCCACTGGTAGAGGGATTCAGCAAACCGGTTCCAGTAGACTATCCTCCCATCCAGGTCGGTAGCAATAACAGCATTCCTGACCTGATCGAGCAATGAGGCCTGGAATGCTACCCTCTCCTCCGCCTCCTTCCTCTCAGTGATATCCTGTCCCTGGGCAATGGTGGCAATTACCCGGCTTCTGCTCTCATCGTAGATGTTGGCTGAGTTCCAAAGAACAGTCCTCACAACTCCACTCTGATGGAGTATGGGTATCTCCAATGCATCCCAGCTCTCTCCGGAGAGGGTTCGGCGGATATAGGCGAACGACTCCGCCCGGCTCTCATCCGGAAAGAGGATCCCCAGCGATTGGCCCAAGACCTCCTCCGCCAGCCGGCCGGTCAGCCTCTCGAAGGCATGGTTGAAGCGGGTGATGCAGAAGTTGGGATCCCAGACGATGATGGGGGCATTGGCATGGCCGAGGAGGTTCTCCAGATAGTCCCCCGTCTCCCGCAGCTCGGCAGCAGCTCGCTTAAGCTCCTCAGAAGAGCGCTTGTTTTCAGTTACGTCGTTGCCGATGCACAGGACCTCTATCACCTCTCCCCGCTCATTCAAGACCAGCCTGTGGGTCCAGGCGATCCAGACTCGCTCTTTGGTGGCTCTTATGTTCTCCGTTATCTGTGAGGAGCATTCCTCTGGATGCTCTCTTATATGCCGGATTATCTCATCGAGATTGCAGCCCTCCCCCCCCGGCGGAAAGATGGTCTCAGATATAGCCCGTCCCAGAATATCCTCCTCTTTGTAGCCGAAGAAATGCAGGCCGAACTTATTGATGAACCTGACAGCTCCACTGGTGTCCACCCGGATGATGACGCTGCTTGAGCTCTCTACCAGCTCCCGGTACTTCTCCTCGCTCTCCCGGAGGGCGGATTCTGCCTCGAAACGATCGATGAATCCCCCTATGGCGCTGGCCATGGTCATCAGTATCGAGGCCTCGCCCCAGCTCCAGACCCTCTCACGCTTGCGGTCCTCGAAGCCGATGAAGCCCCAGAAGCGGTCTATAGTGGATATTGGGGCGATCAGGAATGATAACACCCCCAGGTTCTCCAATGCCTCCCTCGCCGATGGGGGCAGATCACGGCTCCTTCCCCGGAGGGGCATCCCTCCGGAGAGGATCTCAAACCACTGAGGAATAGAGCTGTATGCCCTGTAGCCCTGATCAGGATGGTGAATCCTGGCTGGGCCAGCACCTTCCTCATTGCCAGCATATCCCTCATCGTCAGATATCCATTCATACCGGAGCCAGATCTGATCTCCGCCCTCTTCATCCAGATAATGCTCATAGATGCAGGCCCGATCCACATTGGCCGAGCAGCCCAGCATCTCCAGGGATTGGGTAAGGGCGACATCCATCTCCTCTGTGATCAGGAGCTGATTTGCGGCCAGGGTGGCTCCTGCCATGATCCTGTCCCTCCCCCGCAGGTCCTCATTTGATCCCGGATGGGCTATCCCACAGCTCACATCTCCGGAAAAACGATGCCCTCCCTCCTTCTCTTCCCCGGGGGGCGAAGGCTCTCTAAATGTGATTATGGATCTGCCTTCACCCCCCTGCCCCTGCATGGGGGCGATGGAGTACTCTACCCTCCTTCCCTGCAGATCGGCATCACCCCTATGGATCGAGCAGTCAGAGCTCCTGGCGCTCTCCAGGATTCCTGTGCATAGATCCTTCAGAATCTCGCATCCTCTGCCGGGGGCCAGCCCCTTCATAGATCCTGCCAGCATCTCTGCTGCAGGATTGGAGTAGAGGATCGCCCCGGACTGGTCGCAGATGCATATTCCATCCTCCAGGGCCTCCAGGGCGGACTGAAGCATCCTCTCAAGGCTCATGCAGATCGCCCCAGCAGGACTGCACGCACTGGAGATGCCTCAGCATCCTTCATCTTCAGGGGAAGGCATATCAACCAGTATCTTCCGGGGAGAACAGCATCGAGATCGATCCCCTCCAGTATCAGGATGTCGTTCTTCAGCAGAATATTGTGGACAGGGAGTGAATCATCCTCATACCGGTCCACTGAGAGATAATCGATTCCCACCAGGCCGGCTCCCAGAGTTATGCACATCTTTGCCGCAGGCATGGAGAGGTAGACGTATTCATCCCGGAATACAGGCTCGTGCATCAGCCCCCGGGAGGAGTTGCTGGTCTTGAAGAGGATGGCCTCTCCCTTCAGGATGCTGGCATTCTGCAATGCTTCAGCGGGGATGGCATGGCAATCCTGGGCGGCGATCACCAGGGCCGGGGTTATGAACCTGCCCGAAGGATAGCTGTCCAGAGGGGGGCCGTCCCTGAGAGTATGAGAGGGAGAGTCGATATGAGTCCCGGCATGAGAGCCCAGGGAGAGATGGGAGAGGCGATAGCCCGATCCCCCCTCCAATCCCGCTCTCCACTGCCTGAGAGGGGGGCTGTCTCCCGGATAGAGGGGAGAGCTCTCTATGGGCACACTGATATCATGCAGCTCTTTGCTCAGCAGCGCATCATAAATGGCAGGCATTTGCTGTCCAGGCAATCGAATTCCCAGATCATCCAGGGGTTATTCGCTCATAAGTATTCTCACTTGTGCGGGTATGGAGCATCATCTCCTCTCCAGGACCCGGATGAGATGATAGCCGAACTGGGATTTGACCGGGCCGATGACCTTTCCCTTCTCCCCCTCGAAGGCGGCCTTCTCAAACTCAGGGACCATTCTGCCCCTGCCAAACCAGCCTAAGTCTCCGCCGTCCTTGCCCGATGGGCACTGCGAGTGCTTGCGGGCCATCTCCGCGAAGCTCGCCCGCCCGGCTGCCAGCAGCTCTTTGAGCTCTAAGGCCTTCTTCTCCGTCTTGCACAGTATGTGTGCAGCATGGACTTCTTTTGTCATGGGCTGGGCGTATGAATGAGATGGGATAAAAAGTATTCCCGGCAACATTGAGCTTTTCAGCAGATCTAAGGCAGGATCTCCTGTACCCTTCCCACCCGGCCGTCCTCCAGCCTCACCTTTATGCCATGAGGATGAAAAGAGGAGGTGGTGAGGATGGCCTTCACAATCCCGCGCGTTCTCTTTCCGCTGCGCTGATCCTTCTTCAAGACCACCTCCACCACCAGGCCGGGCCGGATATCCAGGCGGTTCTTGCCGCTATTGGCTGGCATCAAGCCCAGCTCTCTTCGGGCCCATTTATCTAGTCTTTGCCCGGGGTTTGCTCTTCCCCAATCTCTCCATCTCTCATTTCATTCCGCTCGGCTTATCTCATTCCATCCTATTCCACCTCATCCCATTCCATCCTATTCCACCTCATTCCATTCCACTCTATTCCACCTCATTCCATTCCGCCCGATCATCCTGCCCATCCTCGCTATCAAGTGCACAGCCCCGCCTTCAAAGGCAATCTTTATAAGGAGAGAGGTGCAGCAAGATCTCTGCGCAGAGTGCTGCCCTGTCCGGTGAAGGCCAGGCGATGTCCAGGGTGAAGCAGTGCTCTGGCAGATTGAGCCTCCCTGTGCCAAGGTGGCGGAGCGGCTACGCAAATGCCTGCAGAGCATTACTACTCCGGTTCGAATCCGGACCTTGGCTTCCTCATCTTCAATGATTTTTCAATCTTTCATC
Coding sequences within:
- a CDS encoding YwbE family protein — protein: MPANSGKNRLDIRPGLVVEVVLKKDQRSGKRTRGIVKAILTTSSFHPHGIKVRLEDGRVGRVQEILP
- a CDS encoding peptidylprolyl isomerase, producing MTKEVHAAHILCKTEKKALELKELLAAGRASFAEMARKHSQCPSGKDGGDLGWFGRGRMVPEFEKAAFEGEKGKVIGPVKSQFGYHLIRVLERR
- a CDS encoding cyclase family protein, with amino-acid sequence MPAIYDALLSKELHDISVPIESSPLYPGDSPPLRQWRAGLEGGSGYRLSHLSLGSHAGTHIDSPSHTLRDGPPLDSYPSGRFITPALVIAAQDCHAIPAEALQNASILKGEAILFKTSNSSRGLMHEPVFRDEYVYLSMPAAKMCITLGAGLVGIDYLSVDRYEDDSLPVHNILLKNDILILEGIDLDAVLPGRYWLICLPLKMKDAEASPVRAVLLGRSA